In one Candidatus Poribacteria bacterium genomic region, the following are encoded:
- a CDS encoding GNAT family N-acetyltransferase — MEILQYTPDMQASLTQFYNHLTVDVPHCYPVKEEEFAIAVREVTTDKSDVKDGGLDSETAFVAMVNGAVQAFIHIGIGQVWNHEERKENAGIIRFLGYERGARQVGQAVLEKAEDYLKTYDISQIFAFSQDCRYRFYHFAHAYLSDALDQVQGLLGYNGYHRSNGEVFLDWEDYSVTPVPSNLPVTLSIDWKDGRGQLPNCTVLAHQDGEQVGICESLCGGEFSSHADAQNWLHTVWLGIEDDFQGQGLGRYLLQYALQEMKKIGYQHAAISTAWDNHRAFLFYSNCGYWTVDWTYEFVKDLSKAPTEKW, encoded by the coding sequence ATGGAAATTCTTCAATATACGCCCGATATGCAAGCATCCTTAACCCAATTTTATAATCACTTGACCGTCGATGTTCCGCACTGTTATCCAGTCAAGGAGGAAGAATTTGCTATTGCGGTACGTGAGGTTACGACCGATAAATCAGATGTAAAGGACGGAGGTCTTGACTCGGAAACTGCCTTTGTTGCAATGGTGAACGGTGCTGTGCAAGCGTTTATTCATATCGGCATCGGTCAGGTCTGGAATCACGAGGAAAGGAAAGAGAACGCTGGCATTATTCGGTTTCTTGGTTACGAACGCGGGGCGCGGCAAGTTGGGCAAGCCGTGCTTGAAAAGGCGGAAGATTATCTGAAAACTTATGATATTTCTCAGATTTTCGCCTTTTCACAGGACTGCCGATACCGCTTCTATCATTTTGCACACGCCTATCTATCGGACGCGCTTGATCAAGTTCAAGGCCTCCTTGGATATAATGGATACCACCGTTCCAATGGCGAGGTCTTTCTGGATTGGGAAGACTATTCCGTTACACCAGTACCTTCAAATCTGCCGGTAACGCTTTCTATCGACTGGAAGGACGGGCGTGGACAACTCCCGAATTGTACTGTGCTCGCCCACCAAGACGGCGAACAGGTCGGCATCTGTGAGTCCCTCTGCGGTGGTGAGTTCTCAAGCCACGCCGATGCACAAAACTGGCTTCATACTGTCTGGCTCGGTATTGAAGATGATTTTCAGGGACAGGGTTTGGGACGCTATCTGCTTCAATACGCGCTTCAAGAGATGAAGAAAATCGGATACCAACATGCAGCGATTAGCACTGCTTGGGATAACCACCGCGCGTTCCTCTTTTATAGCAACTGCGGTTATTGGACCGTAGATTGGACTTATGAATTCGTCAAAGACCTCTCCAAAGCACCAACGGAAAAGTGGTAA
- a CDS encoding GNAT family N-acetyltransferase: MEILQYTPDMQAPLTQFYNRLITDVPHCYPVTEGEFAIVLRGVTTGKADKDDFGRGLDSETAFVAMTEGAVQAFIHVGLTQMRDEDVGIIRFLGYERGARRAGQAALEKAETYLKSFNVTRIFAAERRYRFYHFEYACLSDALDQVQGLLGFNGYHRSNGWVFLDWENYDVTPIPAPIPVTLSVEWKDERGQRPDSVIKAYQGDEEIGLCVSVSGGEYSDHPDAQDWFHTVYLEIEGEFQGQGLGRYLLQYALQEMKKIGYQHATISTRWDDYRALLFYSNCGYRVADWTYAYEKVLSEPPTPN; this comes from the coding sequence ATGGAAATTTTACAATATACACCCGACATGCAAGCACCTCTCACCCAATTTTATAATCGCTTGATCACCGATGTTCCGCATTGCTACCCTGTAACGGAGGGAGAATTTGCTATTGTACTACGCGGGGTTACGACTGGTAAAGCCGACAAAGATGACTTTGGACGTGGACTCGACTCCGAAACTGCCTTCGTCGCGATGACGGAGGGTGCAGTGCAGGCGTTTATTCACGTCGGTCTCACTCAGATGAGAGATGAGGATGTAGGTATTATTCGGTTCTTGGGCTACGAACGTGGGGCACGGCGCGCTGGACAAGCCGCCCTTGAAAAGGCGGAAACCTATCTGAAATCATTTAATGTAACCCGAATTTTCGCTGCCGAGCGTCGATATCGTTTCTATCATTTTGAATACGCCTGTCTATCGGATGCACTTGATCAGGTTCAAGGACTCCTTGGATTCAACGGATACCACCGTTCCAACGGATGGGTCTTTTTAGACTGGGAAAACTACGATGTTACACCAATACCGGCACCTATACCGGTAACGCTTTCTGTAGAGTGGAAGGACGAACGCGGACAACGTCCAGATAGCGTCATAAAAGCCTATCAAGGTGATGAAGAGATTGGCTTATGTGTATCTGTCTCTGGTGGTGAGTATTCGGACCACCCGGATGCACAGGATTGGTTCCATACGGTTTATCTTGAGATTGAAGGTGAGTTTCAAGGACAGGGGTTAGGACGCTACCTGCTCCAATACGCACTTCAAGAGATGAAGAAAATCGGATACCAGCACGCAACAATCAGCACGCGCTGGGATGATTATCGCGCACTTCTCTTTTACAGCAACTGCGGTTATCGGGTTGCAGATTGGACCTACGCCTATGAAAAAGTGCTCTCTGAACCGCCAACGCCCAATTAA
- a CDS encoding methyltransferase domain-containing protein: MDFHYKDIVPWGRSYDEYLDMFNLSEDDLARDIVGIGDGPASFNFRMYQRKTPIVSVDPIYRYSEAELRQRIQETYDDVIAQARQNRDKFVWTKFSSVDELAEVRMQAMDAFCQDFESGKRQGRYIDASLPNLPFPDGHFDLVLSAHLLFFYSANRDLAFHLDAVRELLRIGAEVKIFPIVDVNSNPSPFLSPVIDELEKDGIICTVERVPYHFQKTGNEMLRLRAC; this comes from the coding sequence GTGGATTTCCATTACAAAGACATCGTGCCGTGGGGTAGGTCGTATGACGAATACCTTGATATGTTCAACCTCTCCGAAGATGACTTGGCGCGGGACATTGTTGGCATAGGCGACGGTCCCGCGTCGTTCAATTTTCGGATGTACCAGCGTAAGACACCGATAGTCTCGGTCGATCCAATTTATCGGTATTCTGAGGCGGAATTGCGTCAACGCATCCAGGAAACCTACGACGATGTCATCGCACAAGCCCGCCAAAATCGGGATAAATTCGTCTGGACAAAATTCTCGTCTGTTGATGAATTGGCAGAAGTCAGAATGCAGGCGATGGACGCGTTCTGCCAAGATTTCGAGAGCGGTAAGCGACAAGGACGCTATATAGACGCATCACTCCCCAATTTACCTTTCCCCGACGGTCATTTCGACCTCGTGCTTTCCGCGCATCTCCTCTTTTTCTACTCAGCAAACAGAGATTTGGCATTCCATCTTGATGCTGTACGCGAGTTACTTCGCATCGGAGCCGAGGTGAAAATTTTCCCCATCGTTGATGTGAACAGCAACCCCTCGCCTTTCTTATCACCCGTTATTGACGAGCTTGAAAAGGACGGAATTATTTGCACAGTGGAACGCGTCCCGTACCATTTCCAGAAAACAGGAAACGAAATGCTGCGGTTAAGGGCATGTTAA
- a CDS encoding phytanoyl-CoA dioxygenase family protein: METLKELRVSNDAMNDPEKLRHRISEEGYLFFKKLQDPDKLWALRREMLTTMQEGGWLVAGTDPMDGIADISTQCTEGDPEYTDVYHAVYKLQAFHRSGHWHEVVDMVEKIIGREVLPHPQKIARLWFPKYTAHTTPIHQDFVHFQGNFQTYTCWAPVGDCPIELGGLAVLPGSHKVNKVMEHHFSLGAGSLCVNEDELSGEWHSTNYEVGDTLIFPALTIHKALPNLTEDRLRVSLDNRYQAVDDPIAEHMLEPHLNLFNSLKWEDVYRNWESDELKYYWKDRDLTVLPRDFSYGNKGFEEALELAKDGDERAIIHLNRAIKRDATTELAQRAVAVLQEINAGAAQ, from the coding sequence ATGGAAACCTTGAAAGAACTTCGCGTATCAAACGATGCGATGAATGATCCGGAAAAATTGCGTCACCGGATCTCGGAAGAAGGGTACCTCTTCTTCAAGAAGCTGCAAGATCCCGACAAACTCTGGGCGTTGCGGCGAGAGATGCTAACGACAATGCAGGAAGGCGGTTGGCTCGTCGCCGGGACCGACCCAATGGACGGCATCGCCGATATTTCCACCCAGTGTACCGAGGGCGATCCCGAATACACAGATGTATACCACGCGGTGTATAAATTACAAGCGTTTCACCGTTCCGGACACTGGCACGAAGTCGTTGATATGGTGGAGAAAATTATCGGTAGAGAGGTGCTGCCGCATCCGCAAAAAATTGCGCGCCTCTGGTTTCCTAAGTACACCGCACATACAACACCGATACACCAAGACTTCGTCCACTTCCAAGGGAATTTTCAGACCTATACCTGTTGGGCACCTGTCGGAGATTGCCCGATAGAGTTGGGAGGCTTGGCAGTCCTACCCGGTTCGCATAAAGTCAATAAGGTCATGGAGCACCACTTTTCACTCGGTGCTGGCAGTCTGTGCGTCAACGAGGACGAATTGTCAGGTGAATGGCATTCCACGAACTACGAAGTCGGCGACACGCTCATCTTCCCTGCTTTGACCATTCATAAGGCACTACCGAATTTGACCGAGGATCGGCTGCGTGTATCGCTCGACAACCGTTATCAGGCTGTCGATGATCCCATCGCTGAGCACATGCTTGAACCGCACCTGAACCTCTTCAACTCCCTTAAGTGGGAAGATGTCTACCGCAATTGGGAGTCCGATGAACTGAAGTATTATTGGAAAGACCGCGACCTGACGGTTCTGCCAAGAGATTTCAGTTACGGGAACAAAGGGTTTGAGGAAGCATTGGAGTTGGCAAAAGATGGAGATGAACGCGCCATCATACATTTAAACCGGGCAATCAAGCGTGACGCTACAACCGAATTGGCACAGCGGGCAGTGGCAGTGCTACAAGAAATCAATGCCGGGGCTGCGCAATAG
- a CDS encoding AAC(3) family N-acetyltransferase, whose protein sequence is MPEGQVVQKTETLATVESLQADFKALGIEKGMVLLVHSSLSAMGWVCGGAVAVIIALQEVLGETGTLVMPTHSTDLSDPSQWENPPVPESWWQTIRETMPAYDPDLTPTRSMGKIAETFRKQKDVLRSAHPQSSFCARGPQASSIVNNHSLAYGFGEHSPLARIYDLHGFVLLLGVDHSSNTSIHLAEYRADFPTKRVVREGAPISQAGSRTWTTFEDIDVDDSDFDRLGKDFIRSDAGKVVQHGKVSIAACQLMPQRSVVDFAVDWLQKNRGK, encoded by the coding sequence ATGCCTGAAGGTCAAGTGGTTCAAAAGACGGAAACACTCGCTACAGTAGAATCACTGCAGGCGGATTTTAAGGCACTCGGTATTGAAAAGGGGATGGTCTTACTCGTTCATTCGTCTTTGAGCGCAATGGGATGGGTCTGTGGTGGTGCTGTTGCTGTGATCATCGCGCTTCAGGAGGTTTTGGGAGAAACAGGAACGCTTGTAATGCCGACCCACTCGACCGACCTCAGCGACCCAAGCCAATGGGAAAATCCGCCTGTCCCCGAATCGTGGTGGCAGACAATACGCGAGACGATGCCTGCCTACGATCCTGATTTAACGCCAACCCGTTCAATGGGCAAAATTGCCGAAACGTTCCGAAAACAAAAAGACGTTCTCCGCAGCGCACATCCACAGAGTTCATTTTGTGCACGCGGTCCTCAAGCATCATCCATCGTAAATAACCACTCTTTAGCTTATGGCTTTGGTGAACACTCACCGCTTGCCAGAATCTATGACTTGCACGGTTTTGTCCTGCTCCTCGGTGTCGATCATTCGAGCAATACATCCATACATCTCGCGGAATACCGAGCGGACTTCCCAACCAAACGCGTCGTCCGGGAGGGTGCCCCGATCTCACAGGCGGGTTCAAGGACATGGACTACCTTTGAAGATATCGATGTAGATGATTCAGATTTCGATCGCCTCGGTAAGGATTTTATACGATCTGATGCAGGAAAAGTGGTTCAACACGGCAAAGTCAGCATCGCGGCGTGCCAACTCATGCCGCAACGCTCCGTCGTTGACTTCGCCGTCGATTGGCTTCAGAAAAATAGAGGCAAATAA
- a CDS encoding class I SAM-dependent methyltransferase: MYQFSDEILSFYRQTQESKRLTSSVQGQIEFTRTQEIITRYLSDPPAVVLDIGGGSGPYACWLAQADYEVHLVDPVDLHIEQAKEASNQQSEHPIASVSLGDARELRFSSMSADAVLLLGPLYHLIDKSERLLALREAYRVLREGGVMLAAGISRFASMLHSFFEDRFGNPVHMDIVQNDLETGYHRNLTEDLKYFTDAYLHRPEELGSEVVEAGFQHQTTLAVQGPTWLFRSVESYWADPDQRAVVLDLIRKVEAEPSILGMSSHILAIGKK; this comes from the coding sequence TTGTATCAATTTTCAGATGAGATTCTTTCGTTCTATAGACAGACACAAGAATCGAAAAGACTTACAAGTAGCGTCCAAGGACAGATAGAATTTACGAGGACACAAGAAATTATCACCCGCTATTTATCCGATCCCCCCGCTGTTGTTTTAGACATCGGTGGCGGTTCTGGTCCATACGCCTGTTGGTTGGCACAGGCGGACTATGAGGTTCACCTCGTGGACCCTGTGGATTTACATATTGAGCAAGCGAAAGAAGCCTCCAATCAACAGTCAGAACACCCGATTGCCAGTGTGTCACTCGGTGACGCGCGTGAGTTACGTTTTTCATCAATGTCTGCGGACGCTGTTCTGTTGTTGGGACCCCTCTATCATCTAATTGATAAAAGTGAACGGCTGCTTGCACTGAGAGAAGCGTATCGTGTCTTAAGAGAGGGTGGGGTTATGCTTGCCGCCGGTATCTCACGGTTTGCGTCTATGCTCCACAGTTTTTTCGAGGATCGATTTGGAAATCCTGTTCACATGGATATTGTTCAAAACGACCTTGAAACGGGTTACCATCGCAACCTAACCGAGGACCTTAAGTACTTTACAGATGCATATCTTCACCGGCCAGAAGAACTCGGTTCTGAAGTGGTCGAAGCAGGTTTCCAGCATCAGACAACACTTGCTGTACAAGGACCAACGTGGCTTTTTAGGTCGGTTGAAAGTTATTGGGCAGACCCTGACCAGCGCGCTGTAGTTTTAGATTTAATTCGGAAAGTTGAAGCGGAGCCGTCAATACTCGGTATGAGTTCGCATATCCTTGCAATAGGCAAGAAATAA
- a CDS encoding LamG domain-containing protein: MKVLFFLILIIGLVMPGTLWAKNLALELDGKTAIEVPNSDSLNPKNAITIEAWMNMSKPVGECLAKDWGGKRDYIFPEIVQNGNGLRFVLWPGTKILDVPGLKPNEWQHVAGVWDGKEMRTYIDGEEKGALPFEAKELAATDASLYIGVGDSQNWFCTGAIDEIRIWEVARTEEEINEFMMKVLNGDEKGLNAHYTFDEGDASDNTKNGNDGKGGFGKPNYLDVTNALDLEPLSVDPEDKLAITWAWVKQTR, from the coding sequence ATGAAAGTTCTATTTTTTCTGATCCTCATTATTGGGCTGGTAATGCCTGGCACACTTTGGGCAAAAAATCTGGCATTGGAATTAGATGGCAAAACGGCTATCGAAGTTCCAAACAGTGACAGTCTAAATCCCAAAAACGCGATAACCATAGAAGCGTGGATGAACATGAGCAAACCCGTTGGTGAGTGCCTCGCGAAGGATTGGGGCGGCAAAAGGGATTACATCTTTCCAGAGATCGTCCAAAATGGAAACGGATTGCGATTTGTCCTCTGGCCCGGCACGAAGATCCTTGATGTCCCTGGATTGAAGCCGAATGAATGGCAGCATGTCGCTGGTGTCTGGGACGGTAAAGAGATGCGCACATATATTGATGGAGAAGAAAAGGGTGCCTTACCTTTTGAGGCAAAGGAATTAGCAGCAACCGACGCTTCGCTCTATATCGGTGTCGGTGATAGTCAAAATTGGTTCTGTACAGGAGCCATTGATGAAATCCGTATCTGGGAAGTCGCTCGGACCGAAGAAGAGATTAATGAATTCATGATGAAGGTACTCAACGGCGATGAAAAGGGTCTGAACGCACACTACACTTTCGATGAAGGTGATGCCAGCGATAATACCAAAAACGGAAATGATGGCAAGGGTGGATTTGGAAAGCCGAATTACCTTGATGTCACCAACGCCCTTGACCTCGAACCACTTTCCGTTGACCCTGAAGATAAGTTGGCGATAACGTGGGCATGGGTGAAGCAGACCCGATAA
- a CDS encoding DUF433 domain-containing protein produces the protein MEKLNRIQINPKICLGQPVIRGTRITVSVILKLLANGRSVEEVIEDYPELEAADVQEAMKYATLIS, from the coding sequence ATGGAAAAACTGAATCGAATTCAAATTAATCCAAAGATTTGTCTTGGGCAACCTGTAATTCGAGGCACCCGAATCACGGTCAGCGTAATTCTCAAATTATTAGCCAACGGTCGGTCAGTTGAGGAGGTTATTGAGGATTATCCGGAATTGGAGGCTGCTGATGTCCAAGAGGCGATGAAGTACGCCACACTGATCTCGTAA
- a CDS encoding type II toxin-antitoxin system HicB family antitoxin, producing the protein MRQVVIYPGEDGYWVAECPSLPGCISQAETKQEVVSNIREAIEGYIVALKEDGLSVPEEHLEALLAVV; encoded by the coding sequence ATGAGACAAGTAGTTATTTATCCGGGTGAAGATGGGTATTGGGTTGCTGAATGCCCCAGTTTACCCGGTTGTATCAGTCAAGCTGAAACAAAGCAAGAAGTTGTCAGTAATATCAGAGAAGCAATTGAAGGATATATTGTTGCCCTTAAAGAAGATGGGCTGTCGGTGCCTGAAGAACATCTTGAGGCGTTGTTAGCCGTAGTTTAG
- a CDS encoding Gfo/Idh/MocA family oxidoreductase, giving the protein MDKIRIAFIGCGGMSSQLQQCIPMVPEFEFVATCDLVEEKAASNARRFGALRHYTDYNEMFKNEDLYAVAVVGRPEDKLHRDIGIECLREGYHIYTEKPPATTAEGAKMLVDASIESGKTGMVGTMWRHAPANRIAKQLMDEDEFGIPCQYHTRYLAPGPRLNEAGSPFAWPFMLDQVIHPTDCMRFFMGQVSEVFAMGTVEAASSTVSMSVNLRYANGGIGTMTLGTGPVLEAMVFIKGTGNQAIQVLETRKLRRYRMPTWLGEGGGYADTPTEEWTLNTAYHGIGRPGYLEEMQHWAQSLQAGTQPHSSLEDSYQNMRVLEAISRSIETGEVVQISA; this is encoded by the coding sequence ATGGATAAAATCCGAATTGCTTTTATTGGTTGTGGTGGTATGTCGTCGCAATTACAACAGTGTATACCGATGGTACCAGAATTTGAATTCGTAGCCACCTGTGATCTCGTTGAGGAGAAGGCAGCATCAAACGCCCGTAGGTTTGGCGCACTCCGTCATTACACCGATTACAATGAGATGTTCAAAAATGAAGACCTCTATGCTGTGGCTGTTGTCGGCAGACCAGAGGATAAATTACATCGCGACATCGGTATTGAGTGCCTCCGAGAGGGGTATCATATTTATACCGAGAAGCCGCCCGCGACCACCGCTGAAGGCGCGAAGATGTTGGTTGATGCCTCTATTGAGAGCGGTAAAACAGGTATGGTCGGCACCATGTGGCGACATGCCCCGGCGAATCGGATCGCTAAGCAGTTGATGGACGAAGATGAGTTCGGTATACCGTGCCAATATCATACCCGGTATCTCGCACCAGGTCCCCGTCTAAACGAAGCGGGATCCCCCTTTGCATGGCCCTTCATGCTTGATCAGGTGATCCATCCGACCGATTGTATGCGTTTCTTTATGGGACAGGTCAGCGAGGTTTTCGCAATGGGTACAGTTGAGGCCGCATCGAGTACTGTCTCCATGTCCGTGAATCTGCGTTACGCGAACGGTGGTATCGGCACGATGACGCTCGGCACCGGTCCGGTTTTAGAAGCAATGGTTTTTATCAAAGGTACCGGAAATCAGGCGATTCAGGTATTGGAGACACGCAAGTTGCGCCGTTACCGTATGCCGACATGGCTCGGCGAAGGTGGTGGTTATGCCGATACACCAACTGAAGAATGGACCCTCAATACCGCATATCACGGTATTGGCAGACCCGGTTATCTCGAAGAGATGCAACATTGGGCACAGTCGCTGCAAGCGGGAACGCAGCCACACTCAAGTCTCGAAGATTCCTACCAGAACATGCGCGTCTTAGAAGCGATTAGCCGTAGCATCGAAACCGGAGAAGTCGTTCAAATTTCCGCGTAA
- a CDS encoding Uma2 family endonuclease, with the protein MDLQEVSEVAQEIYPPEPTTMTVEEFLARDIEGYEYVKGELVPMSSPSLGHGKISARITHYLFTHVSENQLGDVYVEAGFKVGERGMKPDVAFISTARLPEDESKGSPMPPDFAVEVISPTDVQWRVTEKVQAYLEAGTQMVWVVESVMKTVTVYRSETDIKVFTGADTLTGEDVVPGFSCPVAQLFE; encoded by the coding sequence ATGGATTTACAGGAAGTTTCAGAAGTCGCGCAAGAAATATACCCGCCCGAACCTACTACGATGACAGTGGAGGAATTTCTGGCACGCGATATAGAGGGGTATGAATACGTTAAAGGAGAATTAGTGCCGATGTCGTCTCCGTCATTAGGACATGGTAAAATTAGTGCGAGAATCACCCACTATTTATTTACACACGTAAGTGAAAATCAGTTAGGGGATGTGTATGTAGAAGCAGGATTTAAAGTCGGAGAACGCGGAATGAAACCGGATGTCGCGTTTATTTCAACCGCGCGCCTACCTGAAGATGAGAGTAAAGGATCTCCAATGCCACCGGATTTTGCTGTTGAAGTCATCTCACCAACAGATGTTCAGTGGCGTGTCACTGAAAAGGTACAAGCTTATCTGGAGGCAGGAACTCAAATGGTATGGGTTGTTGAATCTGTCATGAAAACAGTAACAGTATATCGTTCTGAAACAGACATTAAGGTGTTTACGGGTGCGGACACACTTACTGGTGAGGATGTCGTGCCAGGATTTTCCTGTCCGGTTGCACAACTTTTTGAATAG
- a CDS encoding haloacid dehalogenase type II, with protein MQSEHSKIKALTFDVFGTVVDWYGSIVAEGEEFGNIHGIDIDWAQFALKWRSGYGPAMDRVRRGELPWQNIDALHRLILDSLLDEFEIVGLSETDKDHLNRVWHRLKPWPDAVSGLRRLRKQYIVATLSNGNVALLTNMAKFGGLPWDCILSAELTGHYKPDPEVYQTAASLLGLSPGEVMMVAAHPGDLRASQAVGFQTALVPRPLEYGPGGVQGVNAHPSDLVANDFNELADLLGIT; from the coding sequence ATGCAAAGCGAGCATTCCAAAATCAAAGCACTCACCTTTGATGTGTTTGGCACGGTTGTAGATTGGTACGGTTCAATTGTTGCCGAAGGTGAAGAATTTGGAAATATCCACGGTATTGATATTGATTGGGCGCAATTCGCCTTGAAATGGCGCTCTGGATACGGTCCCGCGATGGATAGGGTCCGACGTGGCGAATTGCCGTGGCAAAACATTGACGCACTACATCGACTTATTTTAGATAGTCTTCTTGACGAATTTGAAATCGTCGGCTTAAGCGAAACCGATAAAGATCATCTGAATCGGGTCTGGCATCGGCTCAAACCGTGGCCCGATGCAGTCAGCGGTTTGAGACGGCTCCGCAAGCAGTATATCGTCGCCACACTCTCTAACGGCAACGTTGCCTTGCTGACCAACATGGCGAAATTTGGGGGACTGCCGTGGGATTGTATCCTGTCTGCCGAATTAACAGGGCATTACAAACCGGATCCCGAAGTTTACCAAACCGCCGCTTCCCTGCTTGGTTTGTCCCCCGGTGAAGTTATGATGGTAGCCGCACACCCTGGTGATCTTCGAGCCTCACAGGCGGTCGGTTTTCAAACTGCCCTGGTGCCGCGTCCTTTAGAATATGGACCTGGTGGAGTTCAAGGCGTAAACGCGCACCCCTCTGACCTCGTCGCCAACGATTTTAACGAGCTGGCAGACTTGTTGGGGATAACATAG
- a CDS encoding sigma-70 family RNA polymerase sigma factor, with protein sequence MLHTDEQLMLSVKDGNRDAFRILTERHYANTLNFIYRFVKNQTLAEDLCQETFLRLWRCVPTYRPIAKFRTFLYHIAKNVCLKQLATEQRTPQIESLDAAYSDEDENSHPIAVAIADTRYSPEALLIAKETYEAIQSAIDKLSKEHQVVFRMTEVQGLSYQEVATILECPIGTVASRKNAAIRQLRKFLAPYRTSL encoded by the coding sequence ATGTTACACACTGACGAACAGTTGATGCTTTCTGTGAAGGATGGAAACAGAGATGCATTCCGAATTTTAACGGAGCGACATTACGCAAATACTTTAAATTTTATCTATCGATTTGTCAAAAACCAAACACTCGCGGAGGACCTTTGTCAAGAGACGTTCCTGCGGCTGTGGCGTTGTGTACCAACGTACCGCCCGATTGCCAAATTCAGGACGTTCCTTTATCATATCGCCAAGAATGTCTGTTTAAAACAATTGGCGACAGAGCAAAGGACACCCCAGATTGAATCATTGGATGCCGCCTATAGTGATGAAGATGAAAACTCTCACCCTATCGCTGTCGCTATAGCGGATACACGTTATTCTCCGGAGGCACTGCTCATTGCTAAAGAGACCTATGAGGCGATTCAGTCCGCGATTGATAAGTTGTCGAAGGAACACCAAGTGGTGTTTCGGATGACAGAGGTTCAAGGATTGTCTTATCAAGAAGTCGCGACGATCCTCGAATGTCCGATTGGGACTGTTGCCTCGCGCAAGAACGCTGCGATTCGACAACTCCGGAAATTTTTGGCACCCTACAGGACAAGCTTATGA
- the thiO gene encoding glycine oxidase ThiO produces MNQNHADVIIIGGGIIGCAIAYDLAKRGVKPLVIDKAHAVGTEASWAGAGILTSHASTHEPYPTLCRASLELYPSLAEELRTETQIDIEFIQSGTLSVFFNQAEAAGLIGLADRRVKRGFSAEVLTAEQAWELEPALSKSIAGAVLFPEDAQVRNPKMVTALTKGAAKLGAEFQVGNPVTDFVRDSENGGNRVVGVVVNGETLYADTFVIAAGCWAGALIAQLDVPIQIGPAKGQIVLVEAMPPPFQHIVDGLGIYVVPRADGKILLGATVEFVGYDKTATVDGTKQMIDAGIAIAPQLANSTFVQTWAGLRPYVKKGPLLGYLPGYNNVVLASGHFKNGILLAPITGQLIGELITTGKPSLSLEPFQPEM; encoded by the coding sequence TTGAATCAAAATCACGCCGATGTCATCATTATTGGTGGAGGGATTATCGGGTGTGCCATCGCTTACGATCTTGCCAAGCGAGGCGTGAAACCCTTGGTGATTGACAAAGCGCACGCTGTGGGTACGGAGGCTTCATGGGCAGGCGCAGGCATCTTAACCTCACACGCGTCAACACATGAACCGTATCCAACGCTCTGCCGCGCAAGCCTTGAGTTGTATCCGTCGTTAGCGGAGGAACTCCGTACAGAGACCCAGATAGATATTGAGTTCATCCAATCTGGGACCCTATCGGTATTCTTCAATCAGGCTGAGGCAGCGGGATTAATTGGTCTCGCAGACCGGCGCGTGAAACGCGGTTTTTCAGCGGAAGTCTTGACAGCCGAACAAGCGTGGGAGTTGGAGCCAGCACTCTCGAAATCTATTGCTGGTGCCGTTCTGTTTCCTGAAGATGCACAAGTCCGCAACCCGAAGATGGTGACGGCACTCACAAAGGGAGCAGCAAAACTCGGTGCGGAATTCCAAGTAGGCAATCCTGTCACCGACTTTGTCCGAGACAGTGAAAACGGTGGAAACCGCGTTGTCGGGGTCGTCGTGAACGGCGAAACCTTATACGCGGACACGTTCGTGATTGCTGCCGGATGCTGGGCAGGTGCGTTGATTGCCCAACTTGACGTGCCGATACAGATTGGACCCGCGAAGGGGCAGATCGTCCTCGTTGAAGCGATGCCGCCGCCTTTTCAGCATATCGTTGATGGACTCGGCATCTACGTCGTACCGAGAGCCGATGGCAAAATTTTGCTCGGTGCTACAGTCGAATTTGTCGGTTATGACAAAACCGCAACAGTGGACGGTACCAAGCAGATGATTGATGCTGGTATTGCCATCGCCCCGCAACTCGCGAACAGCACTTTTGTGCAAACGTGGGCAGGTTTGCGTCCTTATGTGAAAAAAGGACCGCTTCTCGGTTACTTGCCGGGATATAATAACGTCGTTTTGGCATCTGGACATTTCAAAAACGGCATTCTGCTCGCACCGATCACGGGGCAACTCATCGGTGAACTGATCACGACAGGGAAACCCTCACTGTCACTGGAGCCGTTTCAGCCAGAAATGTAA